atattactatatatattatactacattttatatacattaatTCTCATCTCACTATACCAGACCCCATAGCGCCaatattcattaatttaatttatcattaattaattaatttaaatattaatattataatttaatttattatttaaattggGCTTGTTAAATTAAGTGCAAAATTGTGAAATTTCGCTTTGAGATAACTCGATCCTGTTCGGAAGATGGTACAAAGAGTTCATTATAGAAGACGTAATAAGTATAAAACTCCTTCTAACGTTGTGAAGAGGGTGAGAACACCTGGCGCACGGTTAGTGCTTCATAACCTTAAGAAGGTTGGGAAAAGACCACGTTGCGGTGACTGTAAGCGTACGCTCGCCGGTGTTTCCGCCGTCAGACCCTTTCTATACAAGAATCTTAAACGCAGAAATCGGACCGTGTCAAGACCATACGGTGGCTCCAGATGCCATAACTGCGTCAAGGACaggtaataaatttttttattctataaattttgttaaatagtttttttcatttttaacccaaatatttatttttttaactaaattatttttatttcccAGTAATATTCGGAAAACTTtcttttttcaattttatatatattatcacattattatattaaataaattatatcaattatatatatataataatatatatgtataatgtGTTTGATAGGATAATAAGGGCGTTTTTGAAGGAGGAGCAGAAGTGTGTGAGAAGGGTTGTGAAGGAGCGTGAGACGAGGACGAGGGCTGTGGAATCGCCAGTGGAGAAGGTGGCGAAGGTTGAGCAGAAAAAGGTAAAATCGAAACCCGAcaaaaaaaattaacttctAAGccataatattattacgTACATTTATGTTATGTTATGTCATTTTCTTTATGCTACTGAGGTATAGATTTGTTCACAGTGTGAGTGTCAGTCGTTTGTATCCAAAATTGAATCGTAGTTTTGTAAATTCAGTAAATATTTCAACTTtggttaataattttattaatatgaACAATAACCCAAAGaatcttaaaatttcaGCACGAGGTAATCACAGATTCTACTCATTTTCTAACCCCTTTACTATTTACCCAGTTTTACACTTAGTCaattagtaataatgtTGATAGTATgaattagctccctctcggggtatataaagtagctccctctaggggtatatagttaatagtattagaattagctccctctcgggtatatagttatatagttaattagctccctctcccctatgtagttaaattagctccctctaggggtatatagttaatagtattagaattagctccctctagggtatataattaagtatagtaaagtagctccctctaggggtatatagttaagtatagtaagatagctccctttGGGGTTAATGTTAGTGTGATAATGTTGTAGAGGAGCAGATGTTGAGGGCTCAGGAGTTACTGAACAGATCAGTTTCAGATTTTACGAATGATAAGTTTGGATTTGTGCCCTTTGGAACGGATGTTCCCAGTAGGGAATTCAAAGATATTAAAGATTTAGACAACTCCGTTAGTCAATACGTCTGGATCAGAGGTAGAATACACGAACTCAGAGGCAaaggtattatttacagtgtAATGTTTATACcatattagttatatataagTAAGCTCCCTTTGGCAGTCCCccgcctcactactatccgggccagTTGTCGCTTGACTTTGGAGTTCATATGGGATTTAATAGTTCCACTCGACTATTCTAACTATTGatagtattaaattttatgtaGGTGGGATATGTTTTCTAATATTGAGACAGCAGAGGGAGTTGTTACAATGTGTAATTGACAGTAAATCTGAAAATAACACCAAAGACATGGTCAAATGGACTTCAGCGTATCTTTATACTAGTTATGCTTATTAATCCTCTGGGGTGTTAACTCCTAACTCACTTGGTAATATGTGTTAGATTATCATTTGAATCTGTTGTGGATGTGTATGGAAAAGTAGTAGTGCCAAATACCCCAATACTCTCAACCACCTCCTCAAGTAtcttttacacagttatatCACGagtttacaaaattaacactaataacaatgttaatatATAGATGAACTGAGTGTGAGTAAGATTTATTGTATATCGAGATCATCAACGAATTTACCGTTTCTGTTACGTGACGCCAATAACACTGACAACGAAGAAATGATGGAAAATCCCAACGTATTGTTTACGCAACTTATATTGTTATAGGTGATACGAGTGAATCAGGATACAAGATT
The Theileria parva strain Muguga chromosome 3 map unlocalized ctg_530, whole genome shotgun sequence DNA segment above includes these coding regions:
- the rpl34 gene encoding Ribosomal protein L34e, which produces MVQRVHYRRRNKYKTPSNVVKRVRTPGARLVLHNLKKVGKRPRCGDCKRTLAGVSAVRPFLYKNLKRRNRTVSRPYGGSRCHNCVKDRIIRAFLKEEQKCVRRVVKERETRTRAVESPVEKVAKVEQKKVKSKPDKKN